In Quercus robur chromosome 11, dhQueRobu3.1, whole genome shotgun sequence, the sequence tagttccaaaaatacaaaaaagttttaacgACTATTTAAGAACACTAACCTACCTTCCAAATACCCATATAAactattatttcaaaaaatagtttatatcCGTATTTAGAAggtatttgaaataaaaaataatttatttcaaataccaatatatatgtatatataaatggaTCAGATGAGGCCTGTGGTATATAGCTTgctctttctcttctttgttcttgATCATATCACCATCCTTCCCCATCATGGCAGCGATCAAAGTCCATGGAAACCCTCTCTCAACAGCTTCAATGCGAGTTCTCGCTGCCGTCTATGAGAAAGAGATAGACCATGAGTTTGTTTTTATAGACATCAGAGCTGGTGAACATAAGAAAGAACACTTCCTGTCCCTTAATGtaaggaaactaaaaacattcATGTATCTCAAACATTTTTGGGATCAAGTACAAAAATCCAATCCTTCTATTCCCTATTAGCCCATTATTCATTATAATCATGAACGAAAACAACAATGAAATAGGTTCaattattttgttgttattataatCATTTTGAATCTAAGATTTTCTTGTCTATGCAGCCATTTGGTCAAGTTCCAACTCTTGAAGATGGAGATCTCAAGCTCTTTGGTATGTCTATATGCAATTGGTAGACATTAGTTATAGTTTTGCTCTTGTTTGGACTGAGGAGAAAGACATTAATATATCTCAATCAATTTCCCTTTTCTCCCTCGTAAAATTGAAACTTTCATTAGCAGTATTAGTTTTTTGGGACAAGTGTTAGTTTATCACTCTCCTCTCTCTGTTCAAGCATAATGGATGCATTTAATTAGTGTGATCCTCATGCTTTGACCTTTTGTAATTCAGAATCAAGGGCAATTAATAAATACATTGCCTGTGAGTATGCTGACAAGGGAACCCAGCTGATATACCAAGACTCTAAGAAGATGGCAATTACATCTGTCTGGATGGAAGTGGAGGCCCAACAGTACGACCCAGCAGCTTCAAAGGTAGGCTGGGAATTGGCAATAAAGCCACTACTTGGCATGAGTACAGACACTGCAGTTGTGGAGGAAAATGAAGCTAAGCTAGCTAAGGTTCTTGATGTCTATGAGAGTCGATTGGCTCAGTCAAAATACTTGGGAGGTGATTGCTTCACCCT encodes:
- the LOC126706875 gene encoding glutathione S-transferase PARB-like, which produces MAAIKVHGNPLSTASMRVLAAVYEKEIDHEFVFIDIRAGEHKKEHFLSLNPFGQVPTLEDGDLKLFESRAINKYIACEYADKGTQLIYQDSKKMAITSVWMEVEAQQYDPAASKVGWELAIKPLLGMSTDTAVVEENEAKLAKVLDVYESRLAQSKYLGGDCFTLADLHHLPTLHCLFGTQVKKLFDSRTHVSAWVADITARPAWLKVLALQSQQ